A portion of the Podospora pseudoanserina strain CBS 124.78 chromosome 2, whole genome shotgun sequence genome contains these proteins:
- a CDS encoding hypothetical protein (EggNog:ENOG503P6B0) — translation MWEDFELDAEQIPAFKLAFHIAQIVFAFVLWCLEIAVFRAESAKIVGNNGWTFAVFFLSLPAWIYLIGAPRFPRTRKIANPTVMVLVDVIFTIIWLSAFATQAAYNSSGLCGDVCGISKAIVAMGVFVFLFFCATTFLSIWTLKYYQWNNRLPGYDRGDRGAGSDSQNIDPDKAAFSLAPHDEEAYAPVNIHDADDDDDRPAPYGGARSDYSSDPYGAPKSDYSDPYGSAVGGGAANASTIGSSYQDNPFRRGEANANPFDDDTEYNSGRVSAMGMGGASTLGGSMNSRYQAPSVGTYDEEEDRTGPARFPQANYDHLHR, via the exons atgtgGGAAGACTTTGAGCTCGACGCCGAGCAAATTCCGGCCTTCAAGCTCGCATTCCACATAGCACAGATTGTCTTTGCGTTTGTACTATGGTGCCTCGAGATTGCTGTGTTCCGGGCCGAGAGCGCAAAGATTGTGGGCAACAACGGGTGGACGTTCGCAGTG TTCTTCTTGTCGTTACCAGCATGGATCTACCTCATCGGCGCCCCTCGTTTCCCACGAACCCGCAAGATCGCCAACCCgacggtgatggtcttggtcgacgtcatcttcaccatcatctgGCTCTCTGCTTTTGCGACACAGGCGGCGTATAACTCTTCTGGTCTTTGCGGAGATGTTTGCGGTATCAGCAAGGCCATCGTCGCCATGGGCGTATTCGTCTT cctcttcttctgcgccACCACCTTCCTAAGCATCTGGACCCTCAAATACTACCAATGGAACAACCGCCTCCCCGGCTACGACCGCGGCGATCGCGGCGCCGGCTCCGACAGCCAGAACATCGACCCCGACAAagccgccttctccctcgccccccaCGACGAGGAAGCCTACGCCCCGGTCAACATCCacgacgccgacgacgacgacgacagaCCCGCTCCCTACGGCGGTGCCAGATCTGACTACTCCTCTGACCCCTACGGCGCCCCCAAGTCGGATTACTCGGACCCGTACGGCAGCgctgttggcggtggagcgGCCAACGCGAGCACAATCGGCAGCTCGTACCAGGACAACCCGTTCCGAAGGGGAGAGGCGAACGCGAACCCGTTTGATGACGATACCGAATATAACTCTGGACGGGTGTCGGCtatggggatggggggtgcGTCTACGCTGGGAGGGTCGATGAATAGTAGGTATCAGGCTCCGAGTGTGGGGACgtatgatgaggaggaggataggaCGGGGCCGGCGAGGTTTCCGCAGGCGAATTATGATCACCTTCATCGGTGA